The genomic window GGCCTTCCGCGTGCTCGCGATCGACCGCACGCACGCCGCGCTGAGGTACGGCGACGGCGCGCTCTGGGTCGAGCATTTCGGCGGCGAGGAGAAGTTCGTGAAGCCCGTCCGCCAGAAGCTCCAGCAGGTCCAGCGGCGGCTCGCGGCCGAGAAGCGGCAGGCCGTGGCCGAGGCCGCCTTCGGCCAGGCCTTCGCCGGCGCCATGCGGGCCGCCGACACCTACAACGGCATCCGCGCCATGCAGGACGCCGCCTGGCGGCGCGCCCTGGGGGCGCGATGATTGCAGGCTACGGATGCAAAGATGCCCCCGTGACCACGATCCCACGGTCGTGGTCACCCGGCTCGTGAATCTTACTCTTATGTATGCTACTGCATGGAACCGGGGACGGCCCTGGCCTCGGCCAAATCGCGGCGTAGCCGGTCGACGACATCGGGGTGGTCGGCGGCGACGTTGCGGGTTTCGCCCGGGTCGGCCTCCAGGTCGTAGAGTTGCGGGCCCGGGTCGTTGCCGGTCTCGGTCGCCGTGTTCGCCTGGACCTTCGGGCCCTTCGACGGCGGGATGAACTTCCACCGGCCACGGCGGGCGGCGAGGCCGCCGGCCTGCTCGACGAGCGTCTCCCGGCCCTTCGCGTCCTCGCCCAGCAGGGCCCCCAGGTGGTCCCGCGAGTCAACCGCCGTGGTTATCGGCCCCGCGCGGCCGACGAGCCTGGCGAAGCTCGCGACGAGGTCGATCTGGCTGACGAGCGCCCGGGACGTGCCGGGCCGGACGCGGCCCGGCCAGCGGACGACGAACGGCACGCGCGTGCCGCCCTCGAACCGGCTGTACTTGCCCCCGCGGAAAGGGCCCGCCGGCCTGTGATCGCCGAGCTTCTCCACGGCCTGGTCCCGGTACCCGTCGTCCACGACCGGCCCGTTGTCGCTGGTGAACAGGACGATCGTGTCCGCCGCCAGGCCGGACTCGTCGATCGCCCGCAGGACCTCCCCGACGGTCCAGTCGAGCTCGACGATGGCGTCCCCGCGCGGGCCCATCCCGGACTTGCCCAGGAACCGCGGGGCGGGGAGCCTCGGGACGTGGATGTCGTGCGTCGCGAGGTAGAGGAAGAAGGGCCGGCCCCTGCCCCGCCGGATGAACTCCGTCGCCTGGGCCGTGAAGGCCTCGGCCATCGCCTCGTCCTTCCAGCGGGCCTTGGCGCCCCCCTTCATGTGGCCGATCCGGCCGACGCCGTCCACGATCGCCATGTCGTGGCCGTGGCTCGGGCGGAGGCGGAGCAACTCCGGGTTGGCCCGGCCGGTCGGCTCGCCGGGGATCGGCGCGTCGTAGCGGACGACGATGGGGTCGGCCGGGTCGCGGCCCACGACCTCATGATCCTTCACGTAAACACACGGCACGCGGTCGCCGGTGGCGGCCATGATGAAGCACGCGTCGAACCCGACCTCCAGCGGCCCCGGCGCGATCCGGCCGTTCCAGTCCAGGTCCCCGGAGCCCAGCCCGAGGTGCCACTTGCCGGCCGCCATGGTGCGATACCCCGCGTCCCGGAAGACCGTCGCGAGCGTCGCCCGGCCGGGCTCGATGATGAGCTTCGCGTCGCCGGGCAGCACGCCCGTGCCCTCCCGCCGCCAGGGGTACTCGCCCGTGAGCAGCCCGTATCGCGAGGGCGTGCACGTCGCCGAGGTCGCGTGCGCGTCCGTGAACCGCAGCCCCTGGCTCGCCAGCCGGTCGATGTTCGGCGTCAGCCCGGGCCTCGCCCCGTAGCAGCCCGCGTCCCCGTAGCCGAGGTCGTCCGCGTAGATCAGCACCACGTTGGGGGTGGCGGCGGCCGCGGGGAGTGTCAGGGACGCCAGCGAGAGAGACACGAGTGCTCGAACGAACATGAGTCGGTCCTCCTTTGCGTGAAGCATCGAGGTCGTGCCGGTGACCACGATCGTCAGATCGTGGTCCGGACGGGCGGAGCCTCCAGCCTCGCACGTCAGTGCGATCCGATGACCGGCGGCGAGGCCGCCCGGGCCGGCGAACCGGCATCGCCGCATGGCGGTCGGGCTCGCGCCCGAGGCTGGGGGCTCCGCCCGTTTGAACCACCCGCTCACGCGGGTGGTCACGGTGGACCTCGCGGTCGGATGGCCTGGTCAGGGCACCCGCTGGCGCAGGCCCTCGACGAACCCCTGGAGCATGCCGGTGAGGAAGAAGAAGCCGAAGAAGCCCAGGCCGATGATCCCCAGGACGAGCCCGGCGATGGCCATGCCCCTGCCGGCGATCGCGCCGCGGGACCGGGAGATCTGGTTCAGGGAGACGGCCCCGAAGATGGTCGCCAGCAGGCTGCCGATCCCGCAGAGGACGAGGATCCCGAGCACCAGGCTGGCGATCGCCAGGCCGCTCGTCCGGGGCGGGTAGCCGTAGCCGACGGGCGCGGGGGCATACGGGCCGGGATGGGCGGGCATCGGGCCGCCCGCCGGCAAGCTGGCGGGGGGCGTGGAGCCCCATCGGCCCGCGGGGGAGAGCTCGGGGAGCTGGCCGCAGGGGGCCCAGTCGGCCATGCCGGCCTTCCAGGCGAGCGCCTCCGGCGTCACCTCGCCGGCGGCGGCCATCCGCCGCATCTCCTGCGTCCCGAACGGACCTTCCTGCCCCCGGCCCCGGGACAGGTACCACGACTCCTCCGCCGGCGGGCCCGGGATCCCGTACGAGGGCGAGCCCGGGCCGCCCGCGACCGGATAGCCGGCCTCGGCGCCGGCCCTCGGCGCGTCCCCCCGCGTGGGGAACAGGTCGGCGAAGCTCGCCGCGGAGATCCAGGTCCGGCGGTCCTGGGAGATCTCGTGGAACCTCGCGAGCTGGCCGCGGTCGCGCATCGCCTCCAGCTCGAACCAGCCGAACGGCCCGAGCACCTTCCCCCGGTTCCGGACGTACCACGGCGTTTCGGATTCCGTCATGGATGAGCAATCTCCGGCCCGTCGTCCTTGGGTTGCGTCACGGCCGCTCGGCCGCGGCCGGCCTGAAGTAGACCGGCCGGCCCTCGACCATCGCCGAGGCGTCCTCGGCCCGGAGCGACGCCACGCCTCTCGCGACGGTCCCGACCCGCTTCCAGGCCGCCGCCCCGCCCTCCTCACGGGCGGCGACGAGCAGCTCGCCGTCGCCCGCGTCCGCCGCCGAGATCGCCGGCTCGACCCGCCAGCCCTGCGGGCCGGGGGACAGCCAGCCGACGGGATGGGGCCGGCGGGCGAGGCGACCGTCCAGGCCCGCGGCGATCTCCCGGGCGTGCTTGCGGATCTCCGCGAAGTCGGGCAGGGACGCCACGGCCTCGGCGGCGGCCGGGCGCAGGCGGCGGGCGTCGGCGTTGTCGGGATCCATCCAGGGCACGGTCACGTCCACGCCCGCCTGGTCGATCCTCGCGAGCGCGTCCCGGCAGGCCTCGCGGAGCGGCACGCTGCCGTCGCCGGCGAGCTCCAGGACCCTCCGCAGGAGGTTCAGTTGCAGAAGCGGGTCGATCTCCGGCTCCTGGCGGATGGCCGCGGCGAGGTCCATCATCGGCCCGTCCCACTCGCCCCCCCGGGCGAGCTGCCCGAGTGCGGCCTTGTAGCGCGCGGCGATCCGCGACTGCGGCGCCGCCTCGGAGAGGGCGATGTGCTCGCGGACGATCGCCGCCATGGCCGGCTTCTCGGTGTTGTAGCTCTTGTAGTAGTGGACGACGCTGCTGTCGTCCGGCGGCCGCTGCGCGAGGTAATACTTGCGGGCCGGCTCGTCGCGGTTCGGCGGCCGGACCTTGACCATCCAGACGGAGCCGACCAGGGGGTCGGAGAGGAGCTGCTGGAGGCGGCCGGCCAGCGGCTCCGCGCGGCGGGCGACGGCCTGGAGCCGGTCGCGGCAGGCGGCGATCTCCGCGGCGTCGGGGGACTGGGGATACTTCGCGATCAGGCGATTGCAGAGGTCCAGCCGCTCCTGGTCGCGGCGGGGCCCGCCCCCGGCCGGCTCCTTCGCCCAGGCGGCCAGGAGCCGGTTCCAGGCGGCGACCGCCTCCCACGCCTGCGCCTCGCGGTCGAGCTGGGGGAGGGCCCTGGCCCTCGGCGACCCCGGTTCGGCCTCCGCGGCCTTCTTCAGCAGCTCCAGGTAGCGGGACATGGCCTGCGCCTCGTCGGCCCCGGCGGACCGCAGCGTCGCGGCCATGTCCCGCTCGACGGCCGCGACGCGGCGGCCGGACTCGAGCTGCTTGCCCAGGTTCTCGACGTCCAGCCGGGCGGCCTGCGCCAGCGTCTTGACCTCGCCGTCGGCCAGCTCCGTCGCGGCCGCGAGCGCGTCGGCCTCCCCGCGGAGCTGCTCGAACTCGTCCTCGGCCGCGCGGGCCTTCGCGGGCTCGGCCTTCGCCCCGGCGAGCGACGCCCGCAGGGCGGCGACGCGGTCGCCCAGGTCGCGGATCCTCGGGCGGGCCTCGCCCCCCTGCCGCTTGCGCTCCGCCTCCAGCGCGGCGGCCCGCCGCTCCGCCAGCTTCGCCACGGCCTCCTTCTCCGTCGGCTGCACGGCGAGCTTCCTCGCCTCGTCCATCGGCTTCGACGCCCCGCCCAGCGGGGACGCCTCCGCGGCGCGGTAGGCCTGTTCGAAGGCGAGCTGCCGCTGCGCCTCCCTGCCCTCGGCGCCCTTGAACATCTCCCTCGCCTCGAGCATCGGCGCCTGCTGGAGGATCGCGGGGTCGTCCTGCTCGAGCTTCTTGAGGAGGTCGCCGGCGCGGGCGAGCTCGCCGAGCTCCACGGCGTCGGAGACCGCCTGCGCGGCCCGCTCCGCCTCCTGGGCGCGCGCGGTGCTGCGGACCGAGGCGGCGATCAGGCCGAGCACCAGGAGCACCGCCGCCGCCGCCGATCCCCCGACGATCATCCGCAGGCGGTTGGCCCTCGCCCGCTCGGCGGCCAGCCGCTGGACGTACCTCGCCTGGAGCGATTCGGGCATCCCTCGCTCGTGGCGGAGCAGCGTGTTGCCCAGCCGCTCGAGGTCCGCCGGGGCGATCGCGCCGGGCTCGTCGAGGGTTTGGCGGAGCTCCCGGATCGCGTCCTCGTGACGGCGGTCGTCCTCGTCCGCGCGGTCGCGGTCCTCGAGCCAGTCGAGGATCGGCCGGGCCCGGCGCATGGCGGGGTCGTCCTCCGCCAGGCCCAGGACGCCGACGAGGGACAGCCAGGGCTGCCGGGCGCGGCGGGCCCGCTCGGGGTCGCGGGCGGCGAAGGCGTCGGCCAGCTCCCCCTCCAGGTCGGCGAGCGCCGCGCGGTTCTGCTGGCCGCGGAGCTGGGCGTCGGCCTTGCGGAGCCCCTGCACCAGGGCCTTCGGCGGCGGCTCCACCCACGGGGACTCCTCGACCTCGGCGAGGATCTTGCCCAGGTCCTTGACCTCGCGCCGGCGGGCGGCCTCGGCGCCGTCCTCCTGGAGCTCGCGGAAGCGGACCTTCTCGAAGACGCGCAGGTCCTCGGGCCAGATCGGGTTCGTCGGATCCTGGGCCGCGAGCTTCCGCATGACGGCGATCCTCGCCCGCACCGGCGCCCGGGAGAGGGCCAGCCGGCGATGCGTCCGCAGCAGGTCCTGGAGCGGCTCCTCCAGCGCGTAGGCCTCGTTGAGGAATTGAGCGGCGCTCTGGGACACGCGGGGGGCGGCCGGCAGCCCGTAGATGCCGACCAGCTCGTCCCAGGCGTCGCGCTCCGGGAAGTCGAGCGCGGCGACCAGGTCGAGCAGCCGCGGGTCCGCCTCGGCGAGCTGGATCGCCTCCGACCGCAGCCCCTGCTGGAGCAGCCTCTGGCACTGCCCCAGCCGCCGGGCCGCCTCCGCGCAGGCCTCCGCGTACGAGCCCGCCAGCGCCTCCAGCGCGGGGCTCCGCGTCTGGTCCGTCGCCTGCACGAACGCCCGGATGTCGTCCACCGCCTGGTGATAGCCGGCCATGTTGCGCTGCCTGCCTGCTTGCGTTCCTGCGATCGGTCCGAGCGTCAGGGCCTCTTCGCGTCCTCGGCATACTTGCCGAACTGCGCTAGCTCGACAAAATGGTCGTCGTCCAGTTTGAGGACGACCGTGAAGCTGAGGTCCGCCCGCGTGGCATTCATGATCCGCTCCAACTCGGCCCGGTACGACTCGAGCCGCTTCCGGGTCTCCTCGAGCTCGCGGTCCTCCTTCTCGACCTTGCGAAGCTGCTCGTCGATGTCCTTGACGTCACCCTTCCTCGCGGATGCCCTCTCCTTCTCCAACGCGCCGAGTCGCTCGGCGTTCCCATTCCGTCGCCCGGGGATGGCGTCCAACGTCGCCTTATCATCATGGATCGCCCGGGCGTTGAATGCGAGGTTGATCATCAGATTCGGCCCGTCGAGCTGGAGGCGTACCGCCGCGTATCTCGACTCGCCGATGTCCGCCTGGACTTCACGGCATGGCTCGTGGCCAGCCCCCCCGACGAGGAGCGTGCTCGCCGCCGCATCGGGCGATTTCACGTCGATCCGCCAGCGATCCAGGTACAGGGGCCATTGGCCGTCGGCGGGTGGCCTGTCGGCGGCCTCGTGCTCGGGCCTCACGAGGATCTCGCCCCGCCTGGCATCGCGGACGGGCCTGGAGGCTTCGCCCTCCTTCATCCAGGGGAACGACCTTCCGCGAGGGCTGTAGTCGTTCGGGCGGACGACCCGGCCCGGCTCGACGAGCGGGACCGGCCCGGTCCCCTCCGTCAGCGGCGATGCCCGCAGCAGCACATAGGCCCTGTCGCCGGCCGTCTCGATCTCGAGGAGGCTCTTGCGCAGGACGCCCGCCAGGTCGGGGCGCGAGGCCGCCAGCCCGGACCAGCGGAACTCGACTTGATCCGCGCGCTTCGTGAAGAGCCCGAGGCTGTTCTCGCCCAGCGTGCTCGTCGTGTTCTGGCAGATCTTGAGGCCCTCGTCCGTCTCCTGGGCGGCGATCGGCGAGCCCTCCCGGAGGGGCGGGAGGAGCAGGCGGATTCGCCCGATCTCCGACCCGAGCCGGCCCGCGGTGGCGATCGTGACGGGCTTCTCCGCGCCCGCCCTCCCGTCCAGGCCGGACGTCAGGCGGGGCAGCTCGGCGAAGAGCACTGGGCGCGACCGCGGTTCGCCGAGCGTGTCGGCCGGAGGCTTCGGCGCCTCGGGAGGCGGGTTCACTTCCGCCCCCTTCGGCTCCTGCGGCTTCGGCTCGCCGGCGACCTTCGTGGGCTCCTGCGGCTTTGCGGGCTCGGCGGGCTTCGGTTCGGCCTTCGCGGCGGACCCCTGCGGTGCCGAGCTCTCGGCGGCCTTCGGGGCCCGGTCCGCGGCGGCCTGCTTCTTCTCGGCGTTCTCCCTCTCCGCGGCGAGGATCGCGTCGGCCGCCTTGCTCCGCAGGCCGAGCGCGCCGAGGAGGCGATCAGGGCCGACGAGCCACAGCCCGCCGCCGCCGGCGAGGATCAGGCAGGCCGCGGCGATCAGGGCGACGAGGCCGCGGCCGCGGCCCGGCGGCTCCTCGGGCTCGAGGCGCCCCGCCCTGCCGGCCCGGGCGTGCGGGGCGTCGGGCGGGAGGGGGATCATCTCGATCGGCGGGCCGTCCCCTCCGCCGGGTCGCCTCGGGCCGGCCGGCGAGGGCCTCGGCCGGGCCGGGGCGGGGGCGCCGGCCCGCCGCTCGCCGGTCCTCGCCAGGTGGACGAGGTCGCCGCCCTCCGCCTTCGGCAGCCGGGCGGTCAGGTCGATCCGCAGGCAGTTGGGCAGCCTCGCCGACTGGTCGGCCTCCGGCGAGCCCGCCAGCACGCCCCGCCAGGCGCAGGACAGCCCCTGGGGGAGCCCCGTGAAATACGTGTTGAAATCCACGTCCCAGCGTCGCGACGGCGGCAGCAGGGCTATGGCCTCGGCGAAGAGCGGCAGCAGGTCCATGCCCGGCCGGAAGACGAGCGCGGCGACGCGCGACGGGTCGGCGAGGAACGCCTCCGCCAGGACGCCCGCCCAGCCGGGGTCGCCCGCGATCGCCCCCCACGCGCGGGCGATGCCCGGCGGCCGGTCGCCGCGCGGCGGGACGCGGCCGGCCTCGATCGTCGCCGGCTCGCCGTGCCAGGACGCCTCCAGGAATCCCGGCTGCATCAGCAGCCAGGCCGGGCCGCCCTCGGGACGCTCCTCGGGCCCGAGGACGACGTGGTGCGCGTGCTTGTTCGGCCGCGACGAGTAGTCCAGCCCCGCCGCCGAGACCCGGGAGAGGACGCTGGAGGAGCGGCCGCCCAGGGCCAGCCGGTGATGCGAGAAGGCCACCGGGTTGAGCGCCGCGTCCGGGTCGTGCGGCGGGACCGCCGGGCGATATCCGCTGAGCCCTTCCAGCCGCTCGCGGAGCGAGCCCGGCATTCCCGCGGTGCAGGCCACGGTGCAGAACCCCCGGCTGCCGGGGAGCAGCCCGCGGGGCACCGACGTGTAATGCAGCTCGTGGCTCATGGGGCGTTCCCTCCGCCGCGGCCGGCGACGAGCCGCCCGGGAATTGCTGGATAGGCCTGGCGCACGCGGCGAGATCGGCCCCGGTGCTCGTCCTCGCGGAGCCTGACATGATCCGCAGGCCGGGCCGCGTTTTCCGGTCTCCTCCCCCTACCGCGGGAGTCGGAGGTCATCTCCATCCCCTCTCCCGCTCGGCGGGAGAGGGCTAGGGTGAGGGTCTTCAGGCCCCGGCCTTGCGGTCCGAGCTGACCTTCGGGGGCACCTTGCTCGTGGGCCTCCGGCGATTCGTCACCCGAGCCTCGCTCCGCCCTCACCCCACCCCTCTCCCGCCGAGCGGGAGAGGGAGATAGTTCTTCACCTCTGCTTACGCTCATGGAATTCTCAACGGGCGGGTCGGGGATTCACTTGCGGGTAAAGCACGACTTGCCAGGCTGAGTTGAAGGGGATCTCGGCTCCGCCGCGGGCCCTCCCCTCGGCCCGTCATCCCTGCGTCCTCGCCGTCCCCTTCCGCTTCAGCCGCGGCACCAGGCCCGGGAGGACCCGGCAGAGGATGTAGAGCAAGGGCACGGTCACCCAGTGGGGCCGGATGTCGGCCGGGCGGATGGTCAGCAGGCCCGTCTCGCGGTCCGCGTCCGTCCGGCTGCCCAGCGCGCTGACGGCGATGTACGTGACGTTCGTCGCGAAGGCCTCGGCCGCGGCCACGGTCTCCGGCGAGTACTGCCGGAGGATCTCCCGGAGCCTGGCCGAGAGGGCCTCGATCTCGTCCACGTCCACCCCCATCGCGCCGGCGGCCTTGCGGTAGGGATCCTCGGCCTCGGCGCCCAGCAGGTGGGACCATTCGTCGAACTTGGAGAGGATGACGACGGTCGGCCGGTCGTAGCGGGCGTTGTGCGCGAGGCCGCCGTGCTTGCGGATCCGCACGGCGGCCTCGGTGAGCAGCGTCTCCTGCCGGCTGAGGCGGTTGTCCCGGCTGGCGACCGCGCCGAGGTCCCGGTTCCGGCAGGCGGCCCGGAAGCGCCGGTCCTGGGTCGGGTCGAACAGGAAGAGCAGCCCCCGGGCGTGCGCCAGGTGCCGCGTCACGGGGCTGCTCGCCCGGTCCTGCCCCGGCTGGAAATGCTCGCCCGCGTTGTCATACAGGCAGAGGATCCGCGACAGCCCCGCGGCCGCGGCCGGGTCCTTACCCGCGACCGGGTGGCCGGCCTGGGGCTGCAAGGCGAAGAGGAACGGCCGGGGATAGCTGACGACCTGCTGCCCGTAGCCGACGGTGTCATACAGCTCGCCCTGGAGCTCGGTCTTGCGGATCAGGCTGCCGAGCGGGACGGGGTCGTCCTCGCGGGGGTTGAGGAACAGCGACTCCTCGCAGTCGTTGAGCGCCAGGTTGGCCGCCGGGTCGGCGTCGGTGAAGGCGATGCCGAAGCCCTGCGGCAGGAGCCGGCGGAGCTGCCAGGTCATCGCCGTGAGGAAGAACGACTTGCCGCTGGCCGGCCCGCCCAGGATCGAGAGGAACAGCGGCTCCGCCTCGACCATCGCCCGGGGGATGCCCAGGTGGCACCTCGGGCACGCCAGCGAGTGGCACGTCATCCCCTTCGCGTCGATCGCGTCGCCTTCCACCGTGAACCGGCTGGGCAGGAACCTCTGCTGCTGCTCCGGCCCGAGCAGCGGGTCGCCCAGCAGGTCCACGTGCTCCGAGACCCAGAGCACCTGCTCCGGCGCGAACGCCTCCCAGCAGTGCGGGCACGTCACGCGGGGCAGCAGGGCGACCGTCGCGGCCTCGTTCCTGGATGAAAGCGTGGACATGAATCCCCGTCTCGAGGCGTTCCCGGCGTCATCTCGCTGGGTTGTTGCAAACATTCACCGACCTGTCCGCAAGTCTACTTGGGCCGTCGGGGACGAACAAGTGCCCGGTCATCCCTTGCGGCGGGCCATCCCGAGGACAAAGCCCCGTGGGAGCCGGCTCCGCCCGGCGACCGGGTGAGCCGCGGCCGGCGCGGAAACCCCACCGACGCAAGCCTTGACCTTGCCCAGATTGCCCGGGCGGTATACACATGCGGCGAGCGACATGAGGCAGCGAAGGTGCCCGCGCGGATCGCGAAGCCGATCGCCCTCGAGAGCGTTCATCGAGTATTCCGAGCCCCCATGCCCGAGCTCCCGGACATCGCCGTCTACATCGAGGCCCTCGAGCCGCGGATCGTCGGCAAGAGGCTGGAGGGAGCCCGCGTGCGGAGCCCCTTCCTGCTGCGGACGTTCGACCCGCCGCTATCGGCCGCGGCGGGGAAGGTGGTGCGCGAGGTCCGGCGCGTGGGGAAGCGGATCGCGATGGGGCTGGAGGAAGACCTCTGGCTGGTGCTCCACCTGATGGTCGCCGGGCGGCTGCACTGGAAGGCTCCGGGGGCGAAGGCCGGCGGCAAGGTCCACCTCGCGGCGTTCGACTTCGAGACCGGCACGCTGCTCCTCACCGAGGCCGGGACGAAGCGGCGGGCGTCGCTGTACCTGCTGCGCGGCGAGCCCGCGCTGAAGGACCATGACCCCGGCGGGCTGGAGGTGCTCTCGGCGCGGTTCGAGGACTTCCTGGCCGTGCTCCGCAGGGAGAACCACACGCTCAAGCGGTCGCTCACCGACCCGAAGCTGTTCAGCGGGATCGGCAACGCGTACTCCGACGAGATCCTCCACCGCGCGAAGCTATCGCCGTTGACGCTCTCGCGGAAGCTCCCCGAGGCCGATGCCGTGCGCCTGTTCGAGGCCGTCCGCGCGGTGATCGTCGAGTGGACGGATCGGCTCCGCGACGACCTCGCGGGCGGCTTCCCGGAGAAGGTCACCGCGTTCCGCCCGGAGATGGCCGTCCACGGGCGATATGGCGAGCCCTGCCCCGCCTGCGCGGCCCCCGTCCAGCGGATCCGCTACGCCGACAACGAGACCAATTACTGCCCCCGCTGCCAGACCGGCGGGCGGATCCTCGCCGACCGGTCGCTGTCGCGGCTCCTCAAGGACGACTGGCCGCGGAGCCTGGACGAGCTGGAGGTGTGAGGCGCCCCGCGCTCCTCGAGAGGACGCCGACCGCCTCGCCTCGCACGGGTGACCGCGATCGTCAGATCGCGGTCCGGACGGGGCGCAGACCTCCAGACTCGCACGTCAGTGCGATCCGGGCGCGAAGGCCCGCGCTCGTCGATTCGTGGGCCCTGCCCCGGCTGGTCCGGCTCACGCCGGAGGCTGGAGGCTTCGCCCGTTTGAACCACCCGCTCACGCGGGTGGTCACGTCTGCATGACGCTCGCGTGAACCCTTGATAAGATTCCACTCAATCGGGGCTGGGCGCCAGCCCCGCCGCCCACGCCGTGCCGCGGCGGTAGAGCTGCTGGGTGCCCGGGGTCTTCAGGGCGTCGACGTCGTGGCCGAGGGTGCAGTGGAAGACGCGGCCCTTGCCGTATTCGCTGGCGAAGGCCATCGGGTGGTCCTTGCCGTCGAGCTTCGACCGCGCGGTGGCGAGCACCGCGATCGGGTGCGTGCCGTCGAGGCAGGTGTAGAGCTCGTCGGCCGTCTCGAACGGGGCCAGGCCCTTCGTCGCGGGGTGGCTCGCGTCGGCGATCCGGACGGTGAACGTGCCGTAGGGGTCGTGCGGCGGGAGCTCCGGGTTGTAGACGCGGCCGGCGATCTCCGCGAACTCGGGCCAGCCCTGGAAGGCGCCGCAGGCGAAGTGGACCAGGACCAGGCCCTTGCCCCCCTCGACGAACCGCTTCAGGCTGGCGCGGGCCTCCGGGCCGGGGTCGGGCGATTCCCAGTTCATGTAGTTGAGCACCACGGCGTCATACTCGTGGAGCTTCGGCGACGCCAGGAACGACGGGTCGGGCTGGACCTCCGTCGTCATCCTCGCGTCCTCGGCCAGGAACTTCGCCAGCAGGGGCGCGGTCTCCTTCCAGTGGTGGCCGGGATACTCATTCCCGGTCAGGACCAGCACCCGGGCCTTCTCCGGCGGACCCGGGGCGGCGAGGGCGAGGGCGGCCAGCGCCGCCGCAATCAGGCGCAATCGCATGGTGACCTCAGAACGGGTGAAAGGATGCGGTGTCCCGTGGGACCTTTGGAATACCCCCAGGAAGGGCGAAGCGAAATCCGGCTCTCCCCCTTACGAAGGGGGAGTCGGAGGGGGTGGATCGCCCGAGCCGAGGCGGTCGAATTCACCCCCCTGAATCCCCCCTTCGTAAGGGGGGAAGCAGGTTCGCGCCCCCTCCTTACCCAATTCCACGAGCCAGCTTCCGCGACGATCGCTTACACGTTCCTCGACGTCCCCGGCACGGCGCAGACGGGGTACACGCCCTTGGCGTCGGGCCTCGCCGGGGGCTCCATGGTCCAGGTGCAGGCCTCGGGGCGGGGCGCGTGGAAGAACTCCGAGCGGCTGACGTCGTCCCAGGTCACCTCCTGGCCGCTGTAGCAGGAGAGCTGGCCCATGATCGCGACCAGCGTGCTCCTAGCCGCGTAGTCTCCGCAATTGAGCGGCCTGCCGGCGCGGATGGACTTGATGAACTCCGCGTGCTCGACCACGTACGGGCTGACGTTCGGGCCATTGTAGCGCCAGGGGGCCTTCCCCGTGATGACGCCGGATTTCAGGTGCGCCTCGCCCTTCGTGCCCAGGACGATGCTCGAGTCCTCGTTGTAGCAGTTATTGGTCGTCCGGCAGAAGGCGTAGAGCCTCAGGCCGTCGGCGTAGTGGTAGACCACCGAGTGGTGGTCGAAGACGTCGCCGAGCAGGTCCTGAGGGCCCGACCGGCCGCCCAGGCCGTGGCAGCGCGCCGGGGGCGTCTCCCTCAGGACCCACGTCGCGCGGTCGAGGTTGTGGACCAGGGACTGCACCACGTCGTCGCCGCAGAGCCAGGAGAAGCGGTACTGGT from Aquisphaera giovannonii includes these protein-coding regions:
- a CDS encoding GAP1-N2 domain-containing protein, giving the protein MSHELHYTSVPRGLLPGSRGFCTVACTAGMPGSLRERLEGLSGYRPAVPPHDPDAALNPVAFSHHRLALGGRSSSVLSRVSAAGLDYSSRPNKHAHHVVLGPEERPEGGPAWLLMQPGFLEASWHGEPATIEAGRVPPRGDRPPGIARAWGAIAGDPGWAGVLAEAFLADPSRVAALVFRPGMDLLPLFAEAIALLPPSRRWDVDFNTYFTGLPQGLSCAWRGVLAGSPEADQSARLPNCLRIDLTARLPKAEGGDLVHLARTGERRAGAPAPARPRPSPAGPRRPGGGDGPPIEMIPLPPDAPHARAGRAGRLEPEEPPGRGRGLVALIAAACLILAGGGGLWLVGPDRLLGALGLRSKAADAILAAERENAEKKQAAADRAPKAAESSAPQGSAAKAEPKPAEPAKPQEPTKVAGEPKPQEPKGAEVNPPPEAPKPPADTLGEPRSRPVLFAELPRLTSGLDGRAGAEKPVTIATAGRLGSEIGRIRLLLPPLREGSPIAAQETDEGLKICQNTTSTLGENSLGLFTKRADQVEFRWSGLAASRPDLAGVLRKSLLEIETAGDRAYVLLRASPLTEGTGPVPLVEPGRVVRPNDYSPRGRSFPWMKEGEASRPVRDARRGEILVRPEHEAADRPPADGQWPLYLDRWRIDVKSPDAAASTLLVGGAGHEPCREVQADIGESRYAAVRLQLDGPNLMINLAFNARAIHDDKATLDAIPGRRNGNAERLGALEKERASARKGDVKDIDEQLRKVEKEDRELEETRKRLESYRAELERIMNATRADLSFTVVLKLDDDHFVELAQFGKYAEDAKRP
- a CDS encoding ThuA domain-containing protein, whose product is MRLRLIAAALAALALAAPGPPEKARVLVLTGNEYPGHHWKETAPLLAKFLAEDARMTTEVQPDPSFLASPKLHEYDAVVLNYMNWESPDPGPEARASLKRFVEGGKGLVLVHFACGAFQGWPEFAEIAGRVYNPELPPHDPYGTFTVRIADASHPATKGLAPFETADELYTCLDGTHPIAVLATARSKLDGKDHPMAFASEYGKGRVFHCTLGHDVDALKTPGTQQLYRRGTAWAAGLAPSPD
- a CDS encoding GYF domain-containing protein, producing MTESETPWYVRNRGKVLGPFGWFELEAMRDRGQLARFHEISQDRRTWISAASFADLFPTRGDAPRAGAEAGYPVAGGPGSPSYGIPGPPAEESWYLSRGRGQEGPFGTQEMRRMAAAGEVTPEALAWKAGMADWAPCGQLPELSPAGRWGSTPPASLPAGGPMPAHPGPYAPAPVGYGYPPRTSGLAIASLVLGILVLCGIGSLLATIFGAVSLNQISRSRGAIAGRGMAIAGLVLGIIGLGFFGFFFLTGMLQGFVEGLRQRVP
- a CDS encoding sulfatase-like hydrolase/transferase, translated to MFVRALVSLSLASLTLPAAAATPNVVLIYADDLGYGDAGCYGARPGLTPNIDRLASQGLRFTDAHATSATCTPSRYGLLTGEYPWRREGTGVLPGDAKLIIEPGRATLATVFRDAGYRTMAAGKWHLGLGSGDLDWNGRIAPGPLEVGFDACFIMAATGDRVPCVYVKDHEVVGRDPADPIVVRYDAPIPGEPTGRANPELLRLRPSHGHDMAIVDGVGRIGHMKGGAKARWKDEAMAEAFTAQATEFIRRGRGRPFFLYLATHDIHVPRLPAPRFLGKSGMGPRGDAIVELDWTVGEVLRAIDESGLAADTIVLFTSDNGPVVDDGYRDQAVEKLGDHRPAGPFRGGKYSRFEGGTRVPFVVRWPGRVRPGTSRALVSQIDLVASFARLVGRAGPITTAVDSRDHLGALLGEDAKGRETLVEQAGGLAARRGRWKFIPPSKGPKVQANTATETGNDPGPQLYDLEADPGETRNVAADHPDVVDRLRRDLAEARAVPGSMQ
- a CDS encoding Fpg/Nei family DNA glycosylase encodes the protein MPELPDIAVYIEALEPRIVGKRLEGARVRSPFLLRTFDPPLSAAAGKVVREVRRVGKRIAMGLEEDLWLVLHLMVAGRLHWKAPGAKAGGKVHLAAFDFETGTLLLTEAGTKRRASLYLLRGEPALKDHDPGGLEVLSARFEDFLAVLRRENHTLKRSLTDPKLFSGIGNAYSDEILHRAKLSPLTLSRKLPEADAVRLFEAVRAVIVEWTDRLRDDLAGGFPEKVTAFRPEMAVHGRYGEPCPACAAPVQRIRYADNETNYCPRCQTGGRILADRSLSRLLKDDWPRSLDELEV